One stretch of Eupeodes corollae chromosome 2, idEupCoro1.1, whole genome shotgun sequence DNA includes these proteins:
- the LOC129945268 gene encoding piggyBac transposable element-derived protein 3-like has protein sequence MKPNKRLDSTVIDHNLEVPSGSEDELELSNGDSDDDMNKIQDLVVGEFEVPSGILQNDPNSIPSRQPSNTSYSSQPSTSGVVNSRSRRTSSRAHPLPNPSSVPPAQPTVNVRRMKRRYIWKKTEFQPPVTTFTGDDILEEPYMGFETPLQYFLYFFDDDLLEHIAEESTKYSIQKDPSKPLLVSKTDTQKFLGICLLLGLVPQPNIRMFWDSDLGLPIITETMTLTDFEKIRSVIHFNDNQNFIPRDQLGHDRLFRIRPILEALKKKCQAVPKRETLSVDEQMCATKACNFLRQYLPNKPHKWGYKLLVLCDDKGFAYNFEVYSGTENADQFRLPDEPDLGASSNIVVRLCRCVPRNKNYKVFFDNYYTSPELVSYLAKIGIHSLGTVNKGRLGSNLQLPSQKQLSDANKTRGYSEEWVTTVDGVPVTTVMWLDSKPVILLSSLSVSSLKTNWLLYKRVESLRQNTKLMKLREFRLEVAKSLCLSGASMTRKRGRPTSYISDMLDERKKKKPKANIPPKDVRIDGIDHFPCWSNVRQRSDATAAGEQQRTNEIKQSTARGHNRRSQSLSDNCQLNLCID, from the exons ATGAAGCCTAACAAACGTCTTGATTCTACAGTTATTGACCACAATCTTGAGGTGCCGTCTGGTAGCGAAGATGAATTGGAACTGTCCAATGGGGATAGCGATGACGACATGAACAAAATTCAGGATCTGGTGGTGGGAGAATTTGAAGTGCCTTCTGGAATACTGCAAAATGATCCAAACAGCATACCCAGTCGTCAGCCTAGTAATACCAGCTATTCGTCACAGCCGAGTACTTCTGGTGTCGTAAACTCTCGATCCAGGCGGACATCATCACGAGCTCACCCACTACCCAATCCATCTTCAGTTCCACCAGCTCAACCGACCGTGAATGTGAGACGAATGAAACGGAGGTATATATGGAAAAAGACGGAGTTTCAACCGCCCGTTACTACATTTACAGGCGACGACATACTGGAGGAACCGTACATGGGTTTTGAGACaccattacaatattttttgtattttttcgatGATGATTTGTTGGAACACATTGCTGAGGAATCTACCAAATATAGCATTCAGAAGGATCCCTCAAAACCTCTTTTGGTCTCGAAGACAGATACCCAAAAGTTTTTAGGTATCTGTCTCCTGTTAGGACTGGTCCCACAACCAAATATTCGTATGTTTTGGGATTCAGACTTAGGTTTACCCATTATCACTGAGACCATGACCTTGACTGATTTCGAGAAAATACGGAGTGTCATTCACTTCAATGACAACCAAAATTTTATACCGAGGGATCAACTTGGACATGACAGACTTTTCCGAATTCGACCCATATTGGAGGCACTAAAAAAGAAATGCCAAGCTGTTCCAAAGAGAGAAACCCTTTCGGTCGATGAGCAAATGTGCGCCACAAAAGCTTGCAACTTTCTTCGCCAATACCTTCCCAACAAACCTCATAAATGGGGTTACAAGTTGTTGGTACTATGCGATGATAAAGGTTTTGCATATAACTTTGAAGTTTATTCCGGCACTGAAAACGCCGATCAATTTAGGCTTCCTGATGAACCTGATTTAGGTGCTAGTAGCAATATTGTTGTACGTTTGTGTCGTTGTGTTCCCAGGAATAAGAATTACAAAGTCTTCTTTGACAATTATTATACTTCACCTGAATTGGTATCCTACTTGGCTAAGATTGGAATTCATTCCTTAGGCACCGTCAACAAAGGCCGTTTAGGAAGTAATTTGCAACTGCCATCTCAAAAACAGTTATCGGATGCCAATAAGACCCGTGGATACTCAGAAGAATGGGTCACTACTGTAGACGGGGTACCAGTGACAACAGTTATGTGGCTAGATAGCAAACCTGTGATTTTATTATCTTCTTTGTCGGTGAGCAGCCTAAAGACAAA CTGGCTTTTGTATAAAAGAGTAGAGTCGCTGAGACAAAACACTAAACTGATGAAGCTTCGTGAATTTCGACTGGAGGTAGCTAAATCACTGTGCTTATCTGGAGCATCTATGACAAGAAAGAGAGGACGACCAACATCATACATATCAGATATGCTTgacgaaagaaagaaaaagaagccAAAAGCCAACATACCACCTAAAGATGTTAGGATCGACGGAATTGACCATTTTCCTTGCTGGTCAAATGTTAGACAGCGGT CGGACGCAACTGCAGCGGGGGAACAACAACGaacaaacgaaataaaacaaagcaCGGCACGAGGACACAACCGACGATCTCAATCGCTCTCCGACAACTGCCAATTAAATCTATGCATAGATTAA